In Shewanella sp. VB17, a single genomic region encodes these proteins:
- a CDS encoding TIGR01777 family oxidoreductase, giving the protein MKILITGGNGFIGHQVVKALESHHQLCILSRSPAQAREKLGTQHHYKNSLHDLSHLNDFDAVINLAGEPIANKRWSAHQKNTICQTRWQLTDRLSELIKLSQTPPSIFINASAIGIYGNIAEQRVDETLTLQEPNGTEDFPHLVCKQWEELALNASSEHTRVCVIRIGLVLGLSGGALPKMLPAFKLGLGGTIASGKQGMSWIHQEDVIALIDFLINNDTCSGIFNATAPHPVSNQEFSNTLASVLSRPSLLPMPAIILNILLGEMAQLLTQGQYVMPTRLIDAGYTFKYPQLSYALADILERK; this is encoded by the coding sequence ATGAAAATATTGATAACCGGGGGCAACGGATTTATTGGGCATCAAGTAGTCAAAGCTTTAGAAAGTCATCATCAACTGTGTATCCTGTCGCGTTCTCCCGCCCAAGCCAGAGAGAAACTTGGAACTCAACATCACTATAAAAACAGTCTACACGACTTATCTCATCTTAATGACTTTGATGCTGTGATCAATTTAGCCGGTGAGCCTATCGCCAACAAACGTTGGTCTGCTCATCAAAAAAACACGATTTGTCAGACTCGTTGGCAACTCACAGACAGGTTATCTGAACTCATCAAATTAAGCCAAACACCTCCATCTATCTTTATTAATGCTTCTGCAATAGGTATTTACGGAAATATTGCCGAGCAGCGTGTTGACGAAACCTTAACACTGCAAGAACCAAACGGTACGGAAGATTTTCCACACCTTGTATGCAAACAATGGGAAGAACTTGCTCTTAACGCTTCATCAGAGCACACCCGTGTTTGCGTGATCCGTATCGGTCTAGTGCTTGGATTATCAGGTGGTGCGTTGCCCAAAATGTTACCCGCATTTAAATTAGGCTTAGGGGGAACCATTGCTTCTGGTAAACAAGGAATGAGTTGGATACATCAAGAAGATGTCATCGCATTAATTGATTTTCTCATTAACAACGACACCTGCAGCGGGATCTTTAATGCAACTGCACCTCATCCGGTCAGTAATCAAGAGTTTTCAAACACACTCGCCAGTGTTCTGTCCCGTCCATCACTGCTTCCTATGCCTGCTATTATCCTTAATATCTTACTCGGTGAGATGGCACAATTGTTAACCCAAGGTCAATATGTCATGCCAACACGGCTTATCGATGCTGGCTACACATTCAAATATCCCCAGCTCAGTTATGCACTCGCTGATATTCTTGAGCGTAAATAA
- the folX gene encoding dihydroneopterin triphosphate 2'-epimerase, which yields MKSDTAVIRIKNLRLRTFIGIKDDETQNKQDVLINAEIHYCAEKARNSDNMVDALNYRTITKKIISLVEDNRFSLLEHLTGQVLDITSEHAWVDFAKVEIDKPHALRFADSVSMELRYVNNID from the coding sequence ATGAAATCAGACACTGCTGTCATTCGTATCAAAAATCTACGTCTTCGCACATTCATAGGCATTAAGGACGATGAGACCCAAAACAAACAAGATGTGTTAATCAATGCTGAAATTCACTATTGTGCAGAAAAAGCACGTAATAGTGACAATATGGTTGACGCCCTGAATTATCGCACGATAACCAAAAAAATCATCTCATTAGTTGAAGATAATCGATTTTCTTTATTGGAGCACCTTACTGGCCAAGTACTGGATATCACCAGTGAACATGCTTGGGTCGACTTCGCTAAAGTAGAAATAGACAAACCACATGCTCTACGCTTTGCTGATTCTGTGTCGATGGAACTACGCTATGTGAATAACATTGATTAA
- a CDS encoding AI-2E family transporter, whose amino-acid sequence MPRIDAQSATYKGFAILAFIVVILAGIKTASPIVVPFVLSAFIAVICNPIIDWSTKLRVPRALSVLFLMVFIVLMGLWLAQVVGSSINEFSSQLPHYRDQLVEQFGWIIDKLRTLNIIISKEQMLAYFDPGVALSMTTNMLSGVGSVMANLFLIILTVVFMLFESETLPKKLHFALDDPDMRMQQIDRFLQSVNQYMLIKTLISVATGVIVGIGLAVIGVDYALLWAVVAFLLNYIPNIGSIIAAIPSVLLAFIQLGPAAAGATALLYFGTNMVMGNVIEPKYMGRGLGLSTLVVFLSLIFWGWLLGSVGMLLSVPLTMVVKIALESSEGGRWFAILLADDVNELEPEATSEVACIEEE is encoded by the coding sequence ATGCCGAGAATTGATGCTCAATCCGCGACCTATAAAGGGTTTGCCATTTTAGCTTTTATTGTGGTGATTCTTGCAGGTATTAAAACGGCAAGTCCCATTGTGGTCCCTTTTGTGCTCTCTGCTTTTATTGCGGTGATTTGTAACCCAATTATTGATTGGAGTACCAAATTACGTGTTCCTAGGGCGTTATCAGTGTTGTTTCTGATGGTATTTATTGTACTCATGGGGCTGTGGTTAGCACAAGTTGTGGGCAGTTCTATCAACGAATTTTCTAGCCAACTTCCTCATTATAGGGATCAACTCGTTGAGCAATTTGGCTGGATAATTGATAAATTACGCACGCTTAATATCATCATAAGTAAAGAGCAAATGCTGGCGTATTTTGATCCTGGCGTAGCGCTGTCTATGACTACCAATATGTTATCTGGCGTTGGTAGTGTTATGGCTAATTTGTTTTTAATCATATTGACGGTTGTCTTTATGTTATTTGAATCTGAAACCTTGCCTAAAAAGCTGCACTTCGCTTTAGACGATCCTGACATGAGAATGCAACAGATAGATCGATTTTTGCAATCAGTTAATCAGTATATGCTGATTAAAACTTTAATCAGTGTTGCAACTGGAGTGATTGTTGGAATAGGGCTAGCAGTCATTGGCGTTGATTATGCGTTATTATGGGCCGTGGTGGCTTTTTTGCTTAATTATATTCCCAATATAGGATCCATTATTGCCGCTATTCCGTCGGTACTTTTAGCGTTTATTCAGCTTGGCCCTGCGGCAGCTGGAGCGACAGCTTTATTGTATTTTGGCACTAATATGGTGATGGGGAACGTAATAGAGCCTAAATACATGGGCAGGGGATTGGGGCTTTCTACTTTGGTGGTATTTTTGTCTTTGATTTTTTGGGGATGGTTACTGGGTTCTGTCGGCATGCTTTTATCTGTGCCGTTAACTATGGTGGTTAAAATCGCCTTGGAGTCGAGCGAAGGTGGCCGTTGGTTCGCCATTTTATTAGCTGATGATGTGAATGAACTTGAGCCAGAAGCGACATCAGAAGTCGCATGTATTGAAGAAGAGTAA
- a CDS encoding class I SAM-dependent methyltransferase, with translation MQLFFDELNNVTLDEEVNRLFHGRGGIYPGMEHVCLDWFPPVLLLTSFKSLAEDDLVLAMDRLSQLWDEQDTVNGSMNLVYQYRNSGQTHTEVLAGVVPEQHLVRENGAEFHIHLLRGQNHGLFLDMKNGRQWVRDHAADKKVLNLFAYTCAFSVAALQGGADSVVNIDMSKGALSIGKQNHLLNHLPSGARFFGHDIFKSWGKLTKLGPYEMIIADPPSNQKGSFVATKDYSRLLKRLPELLTPDGEVLLCLNAPELGIEFLMGQVAEYSPNLVFVEQLANPEVFTDRDPNKALKVLRYRRV, from the coding sequence ATGCAGTTATTTTTTGATGAATTGAACAATGTTACTTTAGATGAAGAAGTTAACCGCCTTTTTCATGGGCGTGGCGGTATTTATCCTGGTATGGAACATGTATGTTTAGATTGGTTTCCACCAGTACTCTTGTTGACCAGTTTTAAATCGTTAGCAGAAGATGATCTTGTATTAGCAATGGACAGATTATCTCAGCTATGGGATGAGCAAGATACAGTTAACGGCTCGATGAATCTGGTTTATCAATATCGAAATAGCGGTCAAACTCATACAGAAGTGCTTGCTGGTGTCGTGCCTGAACAACACCTTGTGCGTGAAAATGGGGCTGAGTTTCATATACATCTTTTAAGAGGCCAAAATCATGGTCTTTTTTTAGATATGAAGAATGGTAGGCAATGGGTGAGAGATCATGCAGCAGATAAAAAGGTGCTCAATCTTTTTGCGTATACTTGTGCGTTTTCAGTGGCAGCCTTGCAAGGAGGGGCTGACAGTGTGGTAAATATTGATATGAGTAAAGGTGCCTTATCGATAGGTAAGCAAAATCATCTGCTTAATCACTTACCTTCAGGTGCGCGTTTTTTTGGTCATGATATTTTTAAATCTTGGGGCAAGTTAACGAAATTAGGGCCTTATGAAATGATCATTGCAGATCCCCCCAGTAATCAAAAAGGTAGCTTTGTTGCAACTAAAGATTATTCTAGATTACTCAAGCGTTTACCTGAGCTCTTAACGCCTGATGGGGAAGTGCTTTTGTGCCTTAATGCACCAGAGCTTGGGATTGAGTTTTTGATGGGACAAGTGGCGGAGTACAGTCCTAACTTGGTATTTGTGGAACAATTAGCCAATCCTGAGGTGTTTACTGATAGAGATCCTAATAAGGCGCTAAAAGTATTACGCTATAGGCGAGTGTAG
- a CDS encoding DUF4878 domain-containing protein: protein MKIITIFCFFFILGCGQESAHRTPEDVSLGFFTAIYIDKDIKKAQLYVNEPMKEVIAHYHIASSVQRHFLNLSMTNVTLEVEVVDIDFFRKFTDDVNVIVKIYGLKGGRTWIDDRTIKLHRNNKKWKIVEILPEGVNRN from the coding sequence ATGAAAATTATCACGATATTTTGTTTTTTTTTCATTTTAGGCTGTGGGCAAGAATCCGCACACCGTACGCCTGAAGATGTTTCATTAGGTTTTTTCACTGCAATTTACATAGATAAAGACATCAAAAAAGCACAACTTTATGTGAACGAGCCTATGAAAGAAGTGATTGCACACTACCATATTGCCTCCTCTGTTCAGCGCCATTTTCTCAATCTATCAATGACGAATGTCACACTGGAAGTCGAAGTAGTCGACATCGACTTTTTCAGAAAATTTACGGACGATGTCAATGTTATTGTTAAAATATATGGACTTAAAGGCGGACGGACTTGGATTGACGACCGTACAATCAAACTTCACAGAAACAATAAAAAATGGAAAATTGTTGAAATTTTACCAGAAGGTGTCAATCGCAATTAA
- the pta gene encoding phosphate acetyltransferase: MSRNIMLVPIGTGVGLTSISLGLVRAFEHHGVKVRFFKPIAQQRPHDNGPERSTTILGQSPTVNPLTPFDMDHAEALIRTDKTDVLMEQIIDRATQHTDDTETLVVEGLVQTRNHPFSSDINYAIAKALDADIIFVATPGNEQPTALMNRLEITHNTWGGVRNKRIIGAMINKIGAPVDDEGRARPDLSEVFDHAAVQRPDTTNLFQLPSNSTLRILASVPYHLDLVAPRASDLAKHLNANIINTGEMNTRRLRKVTFCARSIPNMVTHIKTDSLLVTSGDRSDVIVAACLAAMNGVKIGALLLTGSYEPEPEIMALCKQAFETGLPVFLIDTNTWQTSLNIQRFDHEVPVDDAVRIEDVQEYVSSHIDQHWIANVTKNSSREHRLSPPAFRYKLTELARAACKTVVLPEGHDSRTIEAASICAERGIAKCVLLGNRDEIERIAVQQGVKLGAGIEIIEPSSVRERYIEPMLDLRRHKGLTEVVAREQLCDNMVLGTMMLAQNEVDGIVSGAVNTTAHTIRPPLQLIKTAPGSSLVSSIFFMLMPDQVLVYGDCAINPDPNAEQLADIAIQSADSAAAFGIEPRVAMISYSTGSSGTGSDVDKVREATRIAKDKRPDLIIDGPLQYDAAVMPNVAQSKAPNSPVAGQATVFVFPDLNTGNTTYKAVQRSADLISIGPMLQGMRKPVNDLSRGALVDDIVYTIALTAIQASQIK, translated from the coding sequence ATGTCTCGCAATATTATGCTCGTTCCCATCGGCACTGGTGTCGGTCTTACTTCAATCAGTTTGGGGCTGGTTCGAGCTTTTGAGCACCACGGTGTTAAAGTTCGCTTCTTTAAGCCTATTGCACAACAACGTCCACATGATAATGGACCTGAACGGTCGACAACCATTTTAGGTCAATCGCCAACCGTTAATCCATTAACACCTTTTGATATGGATCACGCCGAAGCACTCATTCGCACTGATAAAACCGATGTGTTAATGGAGCAGATCATTGATCGTGCCACACAACATACTGATGATACTGAAACGCTAGTTGTTGAAGGCTTAGTGCAAACGAGAAACCATCCTTTCTCAAGCGATATTAACTACGCCATTGCTAAAGCACTCGACGCAGACATTATTTTTGTTGCCACGCCAGGTAACGAACAACCAACCGCACTAATGAACCGCTTAGAAATCACCCATAACACATGGGGAGGCGTTAGGAATAAACGTATCATTGGTGCCATGATCAACAAAATAGGAGCCCCAGTTGATGATGAAGGTCGTGCTCGCCCCGATCTTTCTGAGGTCTTTGATCATGCCGCTGTACAACGTCCTGATACGACTAACTTGTTTCAACTCCCAAGTAATAGTACATTGCGGATCTTAGCAAGTGTACCTTACCACTTAGATCTGGTTGCACCGCGAGCATCTGATCTGGCTAAGCACCTTAATGCAAACATCATCAACACCGGTGAAATGAACACCCGCCGTTTACGCAAAGTCACTTTCTGTGCACGTAGTATCCCTAATATGGTAACCCACATTAAGACAGACTCTCTATTAGTGACCTCTGGCGATCGTTCAGATGTGATTGTGGCAGCCTGTCTTGCAGCCATGAACGGTGTGAAAATAGGAGCACTACTGCTTACCGGAAGCTATGAGCCTGAGCCTGAGATAATGGCACTGTGCAAACAAGCTTTTGAGACCGGCTTGCCTGTCTTTTTGATTGACACAAATACTTGGCAAACATCACTTAACATTCAACGTTTCGATCATGAAGTGCCTGTTGATGATGCGGTACGTATTGAAGATGTTCAAGAGTACGTCTCCAGTCATATCGATCAACATTGGATTGCCAACGTCACAAAGAACTCTTCCCGTGAACATCGACTCTCTCCACCAGCATTTAGGTATAAGTTAACCGAACTTGCCCGTGCAGCATGTAAAACGGTGGTATTACCTGAAGGGCATGACTCACGGACCATTGAAGCGGCAAGTATTTGTGCTGAACGAGGTATCGCTAAATGTGTGCTACTTGGTAACCGTGATGAAATCGAACGTATTGCCGTCCAACAAGGTGTTAAACTGGGTGCAGGTATTGAAATTATCGAACCGAGTTCTGTACGTGAGCGTTACATTGAACCTATGCTCGATCTGCGACGACATAAAGGCCTGACAGAAGTCGTCGCTCGCGAACAACTTTGTGACAACATGGTATTAGGCACCATGATGCTAGCGCAAAATGAAGTCGACGGCATTGTTTCTGGGGCAGTGAATACGACAGCTCACACGATTCGTCCTCCGCTTCAATTAATAAAAACCGCACCGGGTTCCAGTCTTGTTTCTTCTATTTTCTTTATGTTAATGCCTGATCAAGTACTCGTCTATGGTGACTGTGCCATTAATCCTGATCCAAATGCAGAACAGTTAGCTGATATTGCGATTCAATCTGCTGATTCAGCTGCCGCATTTGGTATCGAGCCACGTGTTGCTATGATCAGCTACTCTACCGGCAGCTCAGGTACCGGTTCTGACGTTGATAAGGTGCGTGAAGCAACACGGATTGCTAAAGATAAGCGCCCCGATCTGATTATTGATGGGCCACTTCAATATGATGCTGCTGTCATGCCTAACGTTGCTCAATCTAAAGCGCCAAATAGTCCAGTTGCAGGCCAAGCAACGGTATTCGTGTTCCCAGATCTAAACACAGGGAATACAACTTACAAAGCAGTACAGAGAAGTGCAGATCTTATTAGTATTGGCCCAATGCTTCAAGGTATGCGTAAGCCTGTTAACGATCTGTCTCGGGGCGCGTTAGTTGACGATATCGTTTACACTATTGCTCTCACGGCGATCCAAGCTTCACAAATTAAATAA
- a CDS encoding acetate kinase, with protein sequence MSNKLVLVLNCGSSSLKFAIIDALTGDDKISGLAECFGLEDAKIKWKVDGIKQTANLGAFTAHSEAIEYIVNHILSAHPNIAAQIHAIGHRVVHGGEKFTQSVIIDNRVIQGIEDCAALAPLHNPAHLIGIRAAEASFPELPQIAVFDTAFHQTMPEKAFIYALPYTLYRENSIRRYGMHGTSHLFISREAAKAMDKKIEDCNIICAHLGNGASVAAIKGGKSVDTSMGMTPLEGLVMGTRCGDIDPSIIHHLVNHLSYTLDQVNNLMNKQSGLLGISELTSDCRGIEQAYEEGHKGATLALDIFCYRLAKYIASYTVPLGRLDALVFTGGIGENSDIIRAKVLNLLEIFNFDIDDERNKAARFGKQGKITTANGPIAMVIPTNEEWVIAEDAMRLLK encoded by the coding sequence ATGTCAAATAAACTGGTATTAGTTCTTAACTGCGGTAGCTCATCACTAAAATTTGCGATTATCGACGCCTTAACAGGTGACGACAAAATCTCAGGCTTAGCTGAATGTTTCGGCCTTGAAGATGCTAAAATCAAATGGAAAGTGGATGGAATTAAGCAAACTGCTAACCTAGGTGCATTCACTGCACATAGCGAAGCAATTGAATATATCGTTAATCACATTCTAAGTGCTCATCCTAACATTGCCGCACAAATCCATGCCATCGGACACCGTGTTGTGCATGGCGGTGAAAAATTCACCCAATCAGTGATTATCGACAATAGGGTAATACAAGGTATTGAAGATTGTGCCGCACTGGCTCCACTTCATAATCCAGCTCACTTAATCGGCATTCGCGCAGCAGAAGCCTCTTTTCCTGAATTACCACAAATTGCCGTATTCGATACGGCTTTTCATCAAACGATGCCAGAGAAAGCTTTCATCTACGCACTTCCCTATACACTATACCGAGAAAATAGCATCCGACGTTACGGCATGCATGGCACGAGTCATTTATTCATTAGTCGTGAAGCCGCCAAAGCAATGGACAAAAAAATTGAAGATTGCAACATAATTTGTGCTCACTTAGGTAACGGGGCTTCAGTCGCTGCTATTAAAGGTGGTAAAAGTGTCGACACATCAATGGGAATGACGCCACTTGAAGGGTTAGTCATGGGAACTCGTTGTGGTGATATCGATCCATCAATTATCCATCATTTAGTTAACCATCTAAGCTATACCTTAGATCAAGTTAACAATCTGATGAATAAACAAAGTGGGCTTTTGGGGATTTCTGAACTCACTAGCGATTGTCGCGGCATCGAACAAGCGTACGAAGAAGGTCATAAAGGCGCAACATTAGCCTTAGACATTTTCTGCTACCGTCTGGCTAAGTACATCGCATCTTATACTGTGCCATTAGGGCGTTTAGATGCCCTTGTGTTTACCGGAGGCATAGGTGAAAATTCTGACATTATTCGAGCAAAAGTACTTAATTTACTCGAAATATTTAACTTCGACATTGATGATGAACGCAATAAAGCGGCACGTTTCGGTAAGCAAGGTAAGATCACGACTGCTAACGGTCCCATCGCCATGGTCATTCCAACCAATGAAGAATGGGTAATAGCAGAAGATGCTATGCGTCTTCTTAAATAA
- the yfbV gene encoding terminus macrodomain insulation protein YfbV yields MSIQVFKMLGQGHQYMRTWPMARQLSFYFPEYRVIRATRLALPVMPILALLAAASQLSIHGWAFLPQAITLALFFISLPIQGLLWLGWRSRHPLPLTLLGWCDTLTAKMIAMGIRCHPLGPKACYFDMALILKAAFECLDEQYWEEL; encoded by the coding sequence TTGAGCATTCAAGTTTTCAAAATGCTAGGTCAGGGTCATCAATATATGAGGACTTGGCCGATGGCCAGACAACTTAGTTTTTACTTTCCAGAATATCGCGTTATTCGTGCCACTCGGCTCGCTTTGCCAGTTATGCCTATTTTGGCTTTATTGGCTGCTGCGAGTCAGTTATCTATTCACGGCTGGGCATTTCTACCACAAGCCATTACATTAGCCTTGTTTTTTATTAGCTTGCCTATTCAAGGCTTGCTATGGCTAGGTTGGCGATCTCGTCACCCATTACCACTTACTTTACTGGGGTGGTGCGATACATTAACCGCTAAAATGATCGCAATGGGGATCCGTTGTCATCCCTTGGGACCTAAAGCATGTTATTTCGATATGGCGCTTATTTTAAAAGCGGCATTTGAATGCTTAGATGAACAATATTGGGAAGAACTTTAA
- the pflA gene encoding pyruvate formate lyase 1-activating protein — protein sequence MAVTGRIHSLESFGTVDGPGIRFVTFMQGCLMRCQYCHNRDTWDLHSGTEIDVDTLMSQIVSYRPFYQANGGGVTASGGEAILQAPFISALFQACRKEGIHTCLDTNGFVRKYTHDIDELLDNTDLILLDIKHIDDQRHIDLTKVSNHRTLQFAEYLHQRQQKTWIRYVIVEGYTDDIASAKKLADFLKPMANVEKIELLPYHELGKHKWEALGEKYELDQISPPSTDTMEQIKRVFINAGLNAIY from the coding sequence ATGGCAGTAACAGGTCGTATCCACTCATTGGAATCCTTCGGCACCGTAGATGGGCCAGGTATCCGATTTGTCACTTTCATGCAAGGCTGTTTAATGCGTTGCCAATACTGTCACAACCGTGACACTTGGGATCTTCACAGTGGTACAGAAATTGATGTCGACACACTCATGTCTCAAATTGTTAGCTACCGCCCTTTTTATCAAGCCAATGGCGGAGGAGTGACTGCTAGCGGCGGTGAGGCCATACTCCAAGCCCCCTTTATCTCAGCTCTTTTTCAAGCATGTAGAAAAGAAGGTATTCATACCTGTTTAGACACTAATGGGTTTGTCAGAAAATATACACACGACATAGATGAGCTGCTCGATAATACTGATCTGATCCTCCTTGACATAAAACATATCGATGATCAACGACATATCGACCTTACAAAGGTCAGTAATCATCGTACCTTACAATTTGCAGAATACTTACACCAACGCCAACAAAAAACCTGGATACGTTATGTTATTGTTGAAGGATACACAGACGATATTGCCTCAGCAAAAAAGCTCGCTGATTTTCTTAAGCCTATGGCCAATGTAGAAAAGATAGAACTGCTCCCTTATCACGAACTAGGTAAGCATAAATGGGAAGCCTTAGGTGAAAAATATGAACTGGATCAAATTTCTCCCCCATCAACTGACACAATGGAGCAAATAAAGCGCGTCTTTATCAATGCGGGATTAAACGCTATCTACTAA
- the pflB gene encoding formate C-acetyltransferase, with translation MIEKTKPFANAWKDFVYGQWENEVNIRDFIQTNYTPYDGDESFLTPATLATTQLWDKVMVGVKQENTTHAPVDFDTETVSTITSHQAGYIEQSLETIVGLQTEAPLKRAMLPNGGIRMVESSCKAYNRQLSPKIKYLYSELRKTHNQGVFDIYTPEIMGCRKSGILTGLPDAYGRGRIIGDYRRIALYGIDYLIDDKLAQFTSLQPDLETGKDLSYTMQLREEIAEQHRALGQMKVMATSYGFDISLPATNAQEAIQWTYFGYLAAVKSQNGAAMSLGRTSSFLDIYIERDIKNGVLTEQQAQEMVDHFVMKLRMVRFLRTPEYDELFSGDPIWATESIAGMGLDGRTLVTKSSFRFLHTLYNMGPSPEPNITVLWSEKLPLTFKKYCAKVSIDTSSIQYENDDLMRPDFSSDDYAIACCVSPMVVGKHMQFFGARANLAKTMLYAINGGVDEKLKIQIGPKSTAITSEVLDFDDVMTRLDSMMDWLAIQYVTALNAIHFMHDKYSYEAALMALHDRDVRRTMACGIAGLSIAADSLSAIKFAQVKPIRDEHGIAVDFDIQGDYPKFGNNDARVDDLAIELVERFMAKIRDMKMYRNAIPTQSILTITSNVVYGKKTGTTPDGRPAGAPFAPGANPMHGRDENGAIASLTSVAKLPFAHAQDGISYTFSIVPKALGKDEDGRRANLAALMDGYFAHNENREGGQHLNINVMNREMLEDAVVNPDKYPQLTIRVSGYAVRFNALTPEQQQDVITRTFTTSM, from the coding sequence ATGATCGAAAAAACTAAGCCATTTGCTAATGCGTGGAAAGACTTTGTTTATGGCCAATGGGAAAATGAAGTCAATATTCGTGACTTTATTCAAACTAATTATACCCCTTATGACGGTGATGAGTCTTTTTTAACACCAGCCACTCTTGCCACCACTCAACTTTGGGACAAGGTCATGGTTGGAGTAAAGCAAGAAAATACGACTCATGCCCCTGTAGATTTCGACACCGAAACAGTATCGACCATTACTTCACATCAAGCTGGCTACATAGAGCAAAGTCTTGAGACCATTGTTGGCCTGCAAACTGAAGCACCACTTAAACGCGCAATGTTGCCCAATGGCGGAATTCGCATGGTTGAAAGCTCGTGTAAAGCTTACAACCGACAGCTCAGCCCTAAAATTAAATATCTATATTCAGAACTGCGTAAAACCCACAATCAAGGTGTTTTCGATATTTACACACCTGAAATCATGGGTTGCCGTAAATCCGGTATTTTAACTGGCTTGCCTGATGCTTACGGCCGTGGTCGGATCATTGGTGATTATCGCCGTATCGCCCTTTACGGAATAGATTATTTAATCGATGATAAATTAGCTCAGTTTACTTCACTGCAACCAGACTTAGAAACAGGTAAAGATTTATCTTACACAATGCAACTTCGTGAAGAAATTGCTGAGCAACATCGAGCGCTAGGCCAAATGAAGGTCATGGCGACAAGCTATGGTTTTGACATTTCTCTACCTGCAACTAATGCACAAGAAGCCATTCAGTGGACTTACTTCGGTTATCTCGCAGCAGTTAAGAGCCAAAATGGCGCGGCCATGTCACTTGGGCGTACATCGAGCTTTTTGGACATCTATATCGAACGAGACATTAAAAATGGGGTGTTAACAGAACAACAAGCCCAGGAAATGGTTGATCATTTCGTCATGAAGCTGCGAATGGTTCGTTTTTTACGCACTCCTGAATACGATGAGCTATTCTCTGGTGATCCTATCTGGGCAACTGAATCTATTGCGGGAATGGGACTCGATGGCCGTACTTTAGTCACTAAATCTAGCTTTCGATTTTTACACACACTGTATAACATGGGGCCTAGTCCAGAGCCGAACATTACCGTATTATGGTCTGAAAAATTACCATTAACGTTTAAAAAATACTGTGCGAAAGTGTCTATCGACACTAGCTCAATTCAATATGAAAACGATGATTTAATGCGTCCTGACTTTAGCTCTGATGACTATGCGATTGCATGCTGTGTGAGTCCTATGGTTGTCGGCAAACATATGCAATTTTTCGGTGCTCGTGCAAATTTAGCAAAAACGATGCTTTATGCCATCAATGGCGGTGTCGATGAAAAGCTTAAAATTCAAATAGGCCCTAAATCTACAGCAATTACCTCTGAAGTATTAGATTTTGACGATGTCATGACTCGCTTAGACAGTATGATGGATTGGTTAGCGATACAATATGTGACCGCATTGAATGCTATTCACTTCATGCACGATAAATATTCTTATGAAGCCGCCCTTATGGCACTCCATGATCGTGATGTACGTCGTACAATGGCCTGTGGTATTGCAGGTCTATCTATCGCGGCTGATTCACTTTCTGCCATCAAATTTGCACAAGTAAAACCCATACGTGATGAACATGGCATTGCTGTCGATTTCGACATCCAAGGTGACTATCCTAAATTTGGTAACAACGATGCACGCGTTGATGATTTAGCTATTGAGCTTGTAGAACGTTTTATGGCTAAAATACGCGATATGAAAATGTACCGTAATGCGATACCAACTCAGTCTATTTTAACCATTACATCTAATGTCGTGTATGGTAAGAAAACAGGCACAACACCAGATGGGCGTCCAGCAGGCGCACCCTTTGCTCCGGGTGCAAACCCCATGCATGGACGTGATGAAAATGGCGCCATTGCATCACTTACTTCTGTTGCTAAGCTTCCCTTTGCTCACGCCCAAGACGGCATCTCTTATACTTTTTCTATTGTGCCAAAGGCACTTGGTAAAGATGAAGATGGTCGACGTGCAAACTTAGCAGCACTGATGGACGGTTATTTCGCACATAACGAAAACCGCGAAGGCGGTCAACATTTAAACATCAATGTGATGAATCGTGAAATGCTTGAAGATGCTGTAGTGAATCCAGATAAATATCCTCAGCTCACTATTCGTGTATCTGGTTATGCCGTTCGTTTCAACGCACTGACTCCAGAACAGCAGCAAGATGTTATCACTCGTACCTTTACTACCAGTATGTAA